The Streptomyces phaeolivaceus genome has a window encoding:
- a CDS encoding DnaB-like helicase N-terminal domain-containing protein has translation MRPLLQAEQAVLGAVLLDPGQLPRLSGWLRPDHFYRPHHAALYAALLKLHSDGHPGAVPQPIVPATENRKGGAWPTAPTAGSDERLAWMDDAIAEAKSKVRGLTAVYLHTLIAACPRPAHAPVYGRMVLEGAIHRTVAKHATRLHQMARADTVRGSAEDTLHYARVLTDVLSDLARRWGTDPRPMAPSTPLPQPAAANQPTVSEELLADEEYLLAVLTAHPDALGELVGWLRPEDFADPGHGRIYRCLGALHHRGEPVDEVTVLWEAQRRGALGDGTLTAEDVLRLCDSRSPGGIADHLGEQVVRAALVRTAADAARQVRALADDESLAPGRLIGYALHALSPLEDIRRRWRAASGAPEAASAPPPSPQPTGRVPSSRTDAALARSRPHPPPSPNTRTSAPTPASPARSSRRSPS, from the coding sequence ATGAGGCCGCTGCTCCAGGCCGAGCAGGCGGTCCTCGGCGCCGTGCTGCTCGATCCCGGCCAGCTGCCCCGCCTCTCGGGGTGGCTGCGGCCCGATCACTTCTACCGCCCGCACCATGCCGCGCTGTACGCCGCGCTGCTGAAACTCCACTCCGACGGACACCCCGGTGCCGTCCCACAGCCCATCGTGCCTGCCACGGAGAACCGCAAGGGAGGCGCGTGGCCCACCGCTCCTACGGCGGGCAGTGACGAGCGGCTGGCATGGATGGATGACGCCATCGCCGAGGCGAAGTCCAAGGTACGGGGTCTGACCGCGGTCTATCTGCACACGCTGATCGCGGCCTGCCCGCGCCCGGCGCACGCCCCGGTCTACGGGCGGATGGTGTTGGAGGGCGCCATCCACCGCACCGTCGCCAAACACGCCACCCGTCTGCACCAGATGGCCCGCGCCGACACTGTACGCGGCAGCGCCGAGGACACTTTGCACTACGCCCGAGTCCTCACCGACGTCCTGAGCGATCTCGCCCGGCGCTGGGGCACCGACCCCCGCCCCATGGCCCCGTCCACGCCGCTGCCCCAGCCTGCCGCCGCGAACCAGCCGACGGTCTCCGAGGAGCTGCTCGCCGACGAGGAGTACCTGCTGGCCGTACTCACCGCGCACCCGGACGCGCTCGGCGAACTGGTGGGCTGGCTACGGCCGGAGGACTTCGCCGACCCGGGACACGGCCGGATCTACCGCTGTCTGGGCGCTCTGCACCACCGGGGCGAGCCGGTCGACGAGGTCACCGTCTTGTGGGAGGCCCAGCGGCGCGGTGCCCTCGGAGACGGCACGCTCACCGCCGAGGACGTCCTGCGCCTGTGCGACTCCCGCTCTCCGGGCGGCATCGCCGACCATCTCGGCGAGCAGGTCGTCCGGGCCGCCCTCGTCCGTACCGCCGCCGACGCGGCCCGGCAGGTGCGGGCGCTCGCCGACGACGAGTCCCTCGCTCCGGGCCGCCTCATCGGCTACGCCCTCCACGCTCTAAGCCCGCTGGAGGACATCCGCCGCCGCTGGCGGGCCGCCTCCGGTGCACCCGAAGCAGCTTCCGCCCCGCCCCCTTCGCCGCAGCCGACGGGCCGCGTTCCCTCATCCCGTACCGATGCCGCCCTCGCCCGCAGTCGGCCACACCCACCCCCGTCACCCAACACCCGCACCAGTGCTCCCACTCCTGCTTCCCCCGCCCGTTCGTCCCGCCGGAGCCCCTCGTGA
- a CDS encoding adenine nucleotide alpha hydrolase family protein: MLILAAEGRLPKLDFAVFADTGWEPRAVYEHLDRIEREIARPAGIPILRVSSGNIRNDALDPNHRFASMPLHILNPDGGAGMSRRQCTGEYKVKPIKKQIRALLGYPYPKRIPKGVFVEQWIGISVDEFHRAKDADVAYMRNVFPLLDLGLTRADCMRLLRARGFGSTPKSSCLGCPYHGNAQWRALRDGSPEEWRDVVEFDAAIRAGNARANADGKRLLGQAFLHRSRMPLNEAPIDHVTAREWAERQADLDEATTDVAFALEQGSPEGCSPWSCRSGAPVADDFDVAA; this comes from the coding sequence CTGTTGATCCTGGCCGCCGAGGGCCGCCTGCCGAAGCTCGACTTCGCGGTCTTCGCCGACACGGGCTGGGAGCCGCGCGCCGTCTACGAACATCTCGACCGGATCGAGCGGGAGATCGCGCGCCCCGCCGGGATCCCGATACTTCGGGTGTCCTCCGGCAACATCAGGAACGACGCGCTCGACCCGAACCACCGGTTCGCCAGCATGCCCCTGCACATCCTCAACCCGGACGGCGGGGCCGGGATGTCACGTAGGCAGTGCACGGGGGAGTACAAGGTCAAGCCGATCAAGAAACAGATCCGCGCGCTACTCGGCTACCCCTACCCCAAGCGGATACCCAAGGGCGTCTTCGTCGAGCAGTGGATCGGCATCAGTGTCGATGAGTTCCACCGGGCGAAGGACGCCGACGTCGCGTACATGCGCAACGTCTTCCCACTGCTCGATCTCGGCCTGACCAGGGCGGATTGCATGCGACTGCTGCGCGCCCGGGGTTTTGGATCAACGCCGAAGTCGAGTTGTCTGGGGTGCCCGTACCACGGCAACGCGCAGTGGCGAGCCCTGCGCGACGGCTCGCCGGAGGAGTGGCGGGACGTGGTGGAGTTCGATGCTGCGATCCGGGCTGGCAACGCCCGCGCGAATGCCGACGGAAAGCGACTCCTCGGCCAGGCATTCCTTCACCGTTCCCGGATGCCGCTGAACGAGGCCCCGATCGATCACGTCACCGCCCGCGAATGGGCCGAGCGCCAAGCCGACCTCGACGAAGCGACGACCGACGTGGCGTTCGCGCTCGAACAAGGCTCGCCGGAGGGCTGCTCGCCGTGGTCCTGCCGCTCCGGCGCCCCAGTGGCCGACGACTTCGACGTCGCCGCATAG